A stretch of Saccharothrix texasensis DNA encodes these proteins:
- a CDS encoding cysteine hydrolase family protein: protein MTRTALVVVDLQNDFCTGPVATARYRKDPAHLDAVTTNAARAVDLARERGTEVVFVRFAGDVEHQGPSWRRRNERGGRAPTCREGTWGARFHKVAPAPGELVVTKHACFDAFLTDGFEHHLRRRRIEHLVFAGVYADVCVDSTARTAFQKGWHITLLVDSTTSLVQRDEDTVRFMADLYGARTTTHDRPDTWCDPAGREDERCSVRASR, encoded by the coding sequence GTGACCCGGACGGCGTTGGTCGTCGTGGACCTGCAGAACGACTTCTGCACCGGGCCGGTCGCCACTGCCAGGTACCGCAAGGACCCCGCACACCTGGACGCGGTCACGACCAACGCCGCCCGCGCGGTCGACCTGGCGCGGGAGCGCGGCACCGAGGTGGTGTTCGTCCGCTTCGCCGGCGACGTCGAGCACCAGGGCCCGAGCTGGCGTCGGCGCAACGAACGCGGCGGTCGGGCGCCGACGTGCCGCGAAGGCACCTGGGGCGCGCGGTTCCACAAGGTCGCCCCGGCGCCGGGCGAGCTCGTGGTCACCAAGCACGCGTGCTTCGACGCGTTCCTGACCGACGGCTTCGAGCACCACCTGCGGCGGCGGCGCATCGAGCACCTGGTGTTCGCCGGCGTGTACGCGGACGTGTGCGTGGACTCGACCGCCCGCACGGCCTTCCAGAAGGGCTGGCACATCACGCTCCTGGTCGACAGCACCACCAGCCTGGTGCAGCGCGACGAGGACACCGTGCGGTTCATGGCCGACCTGTACGGGGCCCGCACCACCACCCACGACCGCCCCGACACGTGGTGCGATCCCGCCGGACGAGAGGACGAACGGTGCTCGGTGAGGGCGTCGCGCTGA
- a CDS encoding NAD-dependent epimerase/dehydratase family protein gives MITGASGNVGTGLLRALAADSPDHRVVGVCRRPPADGVFEGVTWQACDLGEEGARDVLDRVMVGADAVVHLAWMFQPVRRGVRLHRTNHKGTAAVLDAARRGGVPHVVHASSIAAYRPAGDRPVAETWPTTGVPGSVYGAGKAEVEAAVDRFARENPDIAVAVVRPTLVAQGSASASFLALFFDPLVPRWLIRLLDDGRVPLLPLPAAMRVQLVHADDVGDAVVRILRRRATGAFNLAADTLTAADLARVAGAHAVPVPGTVMRAGVGVLWRLRAIGMSPGWFDVGTCSPLIDTTRARTELAWTPRVSSTDCAREQLTGLADATPGPTPALRRDRLRDDERADALT, from the coding sequence GTGATCACCGGAGCATCGGGCAACGTGGGCACCGGCCTGCTGCGCGCCCTGGCCGCGGACAGCCCGGACCACCGGGTCGTGGGCGTGTGCCGCCGGCCGCCCGCGGACGGGGTGTTCGAAGGCGTGACGTGGCAGGCGTGCGACCTGGGGGAGGAGGGCGCGCGCGACGTGCTCGACCGGGTCATGGTCGGCGCGGACGCCGTGGTGCACCTGGCGTGGATGTTCCAGCCGGTCCGGCGGGGTGTGCGGCTGCACCGCACGAACCACAAGGGCACCGCGGCGGTGCTGGACGCCGCCCGGCGGGGCGGTGTGCCGCACGTCGTGCACGCCTCGTCCATCGCCGCTTACCGGCCCGCGGGCGACCGGCCGGTGGCGGAGACGTGGCCGACCACCGGTGTGCCGGGCTCGGTGTACGGCGCGGGCAAGGCGGAGGTCGAGGCGGCCGTGGACCGCTTCGCGCGGGAGAACCCGGACATCGCGGTCGCCGTGGTGCGGCCGACCCTGGTCGCGCAAGGCTCCGCCTCGGCCAGTTTCCTGGCGCTGTTCTTCGACCCCCTGGTGCCGCGGTGGCTGATCCGGCTGCTCGACGACGGCCGGGTGCCGCTGCTGCCGCTGCCGGCGGCGATGCGGGTGCAGCTGGTGCACGCCGACGACGTGGGCGACGCGGTCGTGCGCATCCTGCGCCGCCGCGCCACGGGCGCGTTCAACCTCGCCGCGGACACGTTGACCGCGGCCGACCTGGCGCGGGTGGCGGGCGCCCACGCCGTGCCGGTGCCGGGAACGGTGATGCGGGCCGGCGTGGGAGTGCTGTGGCGGCTGCGGGCGATCGGCATGTCACCGGGCTGGTTCGACGTGGGCACCTGCTCACCTCTGATCGACACCACGAGAGCCCGCACCGAACTGGCCTGGACGCCACGCGTGAGCAGCACCGACTGCGCCCGCGAGCAGCTCACCGGCCTGGCCGACGCCACCCCCGGCCCGACCCCGGCCCTGCGCCGCGACCGGCTCCGCGACGACGAGCGCGCCGACGCGTTGACCTGA
- a CDS encoding DUF1990 family protein produces the protein MRVVRSGRVDVGVLLRRLRRRGLNYDPAEVRRPEWTFDVHRHLLGREAVGPPVEGGVWWRAKPLVAAYEFSPPEIVRAYYEPGSELSGRDMLLEARLPGVRFLMGVRVTGVREETTAERTLWGWGYETLEGHLERGRVDYALVKHHATGEVEFVARSHSQLHPRAPWWMRWGWRWFGRRVQLRFYRRAGQRLRRLLHDPVAVAPATVERSPGRGVSLPDPLG, from the coding sequence GTGCGGGTGGTCCGGTCGGGTCGGGTGGACGTGGGGGTGTTGCTGCGGCGACTCCGGCGTCGTGGGCTCAACTACGACCCGGCGGAGGTGCGGCGTCCGGAGTGGACGTTCGACGTGCACCGCCACCTGCTGGGGCGGGAGGCGGTCGGGCCGCCGGTCGAGGGCGGGGTGTGGTGGCGGGCCAAGCCCCTGGTCGCGGCCTACGAGTTCAGCCCGCCCGAGATCGTCCGCGCGTACTACGAACCCGGTTCGGAGCTGTCCGGTCGCGACATGCTGCTGGAGGCGCGACTGCCGGGGGTGCGGTTCCTGATGGGCGTGCGGGTGACCGGCGTGCGGGAGGAGACCACCGCGGAGCGGACGCTGTGGGGCTGGGGGTACGAGACGCTGGAAGGGCACCTGGAGCGGGGCCGGGTGGACTACGCGTTGGTCAAGCACCACGCCACCGGCGAGGTCGAGTTCGTCGCGCGAAGCCACTCGCAATTGCACCCGCGTGCGCCGTGGTGGATGCGGTGGGGATGGCGGTGGTTCGGGCGGCGCGTGCAGTTGCGGTTCTACCGGCGGGCGGGGCAGCGGTTGCGGCGCCTGCTCCACGACCCGGTGGCCGTCGCACCGGCCACAGTGGAGCGATCCCCCGGTCGGGGGGTGAGCCTGCCCGATCCGCTGGGGTGA
- a CDS encoding EF-hand domain-containing protein: MNHPQAALSRVDLVFTLFDANGSGEIEANDFEVMAHRVVEAAPQSDAAAKEAMTAAFHRYWKTLAEELDDDRNGRIDREEFEDSVLSPERFDSTIDEFARSLAALSDPDGDGLIERPVFTALMSAIGFERQNIDALFAALEPDQDDRISVSDWVDSIKDFYRPDAAGIPGDHLVPSAG; encoded by the coding sequence ATGAACCATCCTCAGGCGGCGCTGAGTCGGGTCGACCTCGTCTTCACGTTGTTCGACGCCAACGGTTCCGGTGAGATCGAGGCGAACGACTTCGAGGTCATGGCCCACCGGGTGGTCGAGGCGGCGCCGCAGTCCGACGCGGCGGCGAAGGAGGCGATGACCGCGGCGTTCCACCGCTACTGGAAGACCCTCGCCGAGGAATTGGACGACGACCGCAACGGCCGCATCGACCGGGAGGAGTTCGAGGACAGCGTGTTGTCGCCCGAGCGGTTCGACTCCACGATCGACGAGTTCGCCCGGTCGTTGGCCGCGTTGAGCGACCCGGACGGTGACGGCCTGATCGAGCGGCCGGTGTTCACCGCGCTGATGTCCGCCATCGGGTTCGAACGGCAGAACATCGACGCGCTCTTCGCCGCGCTGGAGCCGGACCAGGACGACCGGATCTCCGTGTCGGACTGGGTGGACAGCATCAAGGACTTCTACCGACCGGACGCGGCCGGCATCCCGGGCGACCACCTGGTCCCGAGCGCCGGATGA
- a CDS encoding isocitrate/isopropylmalate family dehydrogenase, giving the protein MTAQVGLAVGRGTGPELADVFERVVNRLGQLHGVAPAITRSPRVYHSYFSLRAEADGIADARRLTEDDAGHYERFCRSLARRGGAAVFRTAVNAQSLYLVRQRLRAVKVDVISAPGSSPDAALLLVRDEAQGFYTGENRHTPGVLTRTMQFSREITDDVIAHALAQGWRQWPDGGADRIVMAYKHHLLDGAFDDWVHAAAERHRVRIELNQPDTVNRNLIQHGLPRRTVVVAGNEWGDIMHVVLLDRYGGDKQENRCSENVYLHPELAGLVEYQTVHGSADDLAGRDTVNPVATVRAAAAVVERHCDGAGAIEAAERALAAVTARGVLTPDLGGRHSTTAVVDALLAELPPGRVGRPARLEAGS; this is encoded by the coding sequence ATGACGGCGCAGGTCGGGCTCGCCGTGGGCCGGGGCACCGGCCCCGAGTTAGCGGACGTCTTCGAACGGGTGGTGAACCGGTTGGGGCAGCTGCACGGCGTCGCGCCGGCCATCACCCGCTCACCCCGGGTCTACCACTCCTACTTCTCGCTGCGCGCCGAAGCCGACGGGATCGCGGACGCGCGCCGGTTGACCGAGGACGACGCCGGGCACTACGAGCGGTTCTGCCGGTCGCTGGCCCGGCGGGGCGGCGCCGCGGTGTTCCGCACGGCCGTCAACGCGCAGTCGCTGTACCTGGTCAGGCAGCGGCTGCGGGCGGTGAAGGTCGACGTGATCTCGGCGCCCGGCTCGTCGCCCGACGCGGCGCTGCTGCTCGTCCGGGACGAAGCCCAGGGCTTCTACACCGGGGAGAACCGGCACACGCCGGGGGTGCTCACCCGCACGATGCAGTTCAGCCGAGAGATCACCGACGACGTCATCGCCCACGCGCTGGCGCAGGGGTGGCGGCAGTGGCCGGACGGCGGGGCCGACCGGATCGTCATGGCTTACAAGCACCACCTGCTCGACGGCGCGTTCGACGACTGGGTGCACGCCGCGGCCGAACGCCACCGGGTGCGGATCGAGCTGAACCAACCCGACACCGTGAACAGGAACCTGATCCAGCACGGGTTGCCGAGGCGGACGGTCGTCGTGGCCGGCAACGAGTGGGGCGACATCATGCACGTCGTCCTGCTGGACCGCTACGGCGGGGACAAGCAGGAGAACCGCTGCTCCGAGAACGTCTACCTGCACCCCGAGCTGGCCGGGTTGGTGGAGTACCAGACCGTGCACGGTTCCGCCGACGACTTGGCCGGTCGCGACACCGTCAACCCGGTGGCCACCGTGCGGGCCGCGGCGGCCGTCGTCGAACGGCACTGCGACGGCGCGGGCGCGATCGAGGCGGCGGAACGGGCGCTCGCCGCCGTGACCGCCCGCGGCGTGCTCACCCCCGACCTCGGCGGGCGGCACTCGACCACGGCCGTGGTCGACGCGCTGCTCGCCGAACTGCCCCCCGGGCGCGTCGGGCGGCCGGCGAGGCTGGAGGCGGGTTCGTGA
- a CDS encoding SAM-dependent methyltransferase, with translation MLGEGVALTALMVAAARAIETHRPDSLARDDYAEHFVRAAPASASWPVHPRDVPDGDANPLWGRLARYFGLRTRMLDDVVLGAGNRQAVLLGAGLDTRAFRLDWPPGSVVFELDQAPVLAFKQRVLDGLGAHPRATRHPVTADLRDDWARLLPGFRPEEPTTWLAEGLLLYLPGDAERRLIDTVDRLSAPGSTLAYEVKLVREHPAVRHNPVYTSTKTQTGIDLLALFDDDPRPDSAATLAARGWTTRVRTPFDFTRRHGRGPLPEPHDTLAANRWVTATKT, from the coding sequence GTGCTCGGTGAGGGCGTCGCGCTGACCGCGCTCATGGTCGCGGCCGCCCGCGCGATCGAGACGCACCGCCCGGACTCCCTGGCCCGCGACGACTACGCGGAGCACTTCGTGCGGGCCGCGCCGGCGTCCGCGAGCTGGCCCGTGCACCCGCGTGACGTCCCGGACGGTGACGCGAACCCGCTGTGGGGCAGGCTCGCCCGCTACTTCGGGCTGCGCACCAGGATGCTGGACGACGTCGTGCTCGGCGCGGGCAACCGCCAGGCCGTGCTGCTCGGCGCCGGCCTGGACACCAGGGCCTTCCGCCTCGACTGGCCGCCCGGCTCCGTCGTCTTCGAACTCGACCAGGCCCCGGTGCTGGCCTTCAAGCAACGGGTCCTGGACGGCCTCGGCGCACACCCGCGCGCCACCCGCCACCCGGTGACCGCCGACCTGCGCGACGACTGGGCGCGGCTCTTACCCGGGTTCCGGCCGGAGGAACCCACCACCTGGCTGGCCGAAGGCCTGCTGCTGTACCTGCCCGGCGACGCCGAACGCCGGCTGATCGACACCGTGGACCGCCTGTCCGCACCCGGCAGCACCTTGGCCTACGAGGTCAAACTGGTCCGGGAGCACCCCGCGGTCCGCCACAACCCGGTCTACACGTCGACCAAGACCCAGACCGGCATCGACCTGCTCGCCCTGTTCGACGACGATCCCCGCCCCGACTCGGCCGCCACCCTCGCCGCCCGCGGCTGGACCACCCGGGTCCGCACCCCGTTCGACTTCACCCGCCGGCACGGACGCGGGCCACTGCCCGAACCCCACGACACCCTGGCCGCCAACCGCTGGGTCACCGCCACGAAGACCTGA
- a CDS encoding extracellular solute-binding protein, whose translation MEDGTRQPDRPEVRRWSPRYRFVVIVVYLLVVVGLTALSLQSVASADGPAGTGSVLRWLPIGLVLVLSSVGINLVPAVVGKVWRDPDQANIGFVDLTGWLWRTLRPPLRAFWVLLAVAALVAGGVVIRPESTDLEPGRLRIMTAFVPNPNDPRTLLLEQWNRLHPQNPAEFDFASGETDQQHERMVNDVRPGGPHRADIYVLDLVWMAEFAEQDYLRELVHPRLSETQLSDFLPNVLATCKWEEKLWALPFNTDAGLLFYRSDLPDVPAPESWDAYFGSSALVPFAAAKNASPKIEAANAAQLADEEMLTITALEAIWAAGGEVVGPNGQLLLTPDGSIDFTPEDLRGIEKLAAASKNPELVTHDAGQTTDGSAVEVFASGRTPYMRNWPVARDDIGDRVPFKVVAPTTASVLGGQNLAISAASDKPRAAQALIEFLTSPSSQLILSELGGFAPTRQSAYGIAKRPFSQQLRVAVERARPRPITGCYTEFSRTFRRGIGRALNAGGELEPDFAKQAADAWRCVGTR comes from the coding sequence GTGGAGGACGGAACTCGGCAGCCTGACCGGCCCGAGGTGCGGCGGTGGAGCCCGCGCTACCGGTTCGTCGTGATCGTCGTCTACTTGCTGGTCGTCGTCGGTCTCACGGCGCTGTCGCTCCAGTCGGTCGCGTCGGCGGACGGGCCCGCCGGCACCGGGTCCGTGTTGCGGTGGTTGCCGATCGGCCTGGTGCTGGTGCTCTCCAGCGTCGGCATCAACCTGGTGCCGGCGGTCGTCGGCAAGGTGTGGCGCGACCCGGACCAGGCCAACATCGGGTTCGTCGACCTCACCGGATGGCTCTGGCGCACCCTGCGCCCGCCCTTGCGGGCGTTCTGGGTGCTGCTCGCCGTGGCCGCGCTCGTCGCGGGCGGGGTGGTCATCCGGCCGGAGTCGACGGACCTGGAGCCGGGCAGGTTGCGGATCATGACGGCGTTCGTGCCCAACCCGAACGACCCCCGGACGCTGCTGCTCGAGCAGTGGAACCGGCTGCACCCGCAGAACCCGGCCGAGTTCGACTTCGCCTCGGGCGAGACCGACCAGCAGCACGAGCGGATGGTGAACGACGTCAGACCGGGCGGGCCGCACCGGGCGGACATCTACGTGCTCGACCTGGTGTGGATGGCCGAGTTCGCCGAGCAGGACTACCTCCGGGAACTGGTCCACCCGAGGCTTTCCGAGACCCAGTTGAGCGACTTCCTGCCCAACGTGCTCGCCACGTGCAAGTGGGAGGAGAAGCTGTGGGCGCTGCCGTTCAACACCGACGCGGGCCTGCTGTTCTACCGGTCCGACCTGCCGGACGTCCCCGCACCCGAGTCGTGGGACGCCTACTTCGGGTCTTCGGCGCTGGTCCCGTTCGCCGCGGCGAAGAACGCGTCCCCGAAGATCGAGGCCGCGAACGCCGCGCAGCTCGCCGACGAGGAGATGCTCACGATCACCGCGCTCGAGGCCATCTGGGCCGCCGGGGGCGAAGTCGTCGGCCCCAACGGGCAGCTGCTGCTCACGCCCGACGGTTCGATCGACTTCACGCCGGAGGACCTCAGGGGCATCGAGAAGCTCGCCGCCGCGTCGAAGAACCCCGAGCTGGTGACCCACGACGCCGGGCAGACGACGGACGGCTCGGCGGTCGAGGTCTTCGCCTCGGGCCGAACGCCCTACATGCGCAACTGGCCCGTCGCGCGGGACGACATCGGCGACCGGGTGCCGTTCAAGGTCGTGGCCCCCACCACGGCGAGCGTGCTCGGCGGGCAGAACCTGGCGATCTCCGCGGCCTCGGACAAGCCGCGCGCCGCCCAGGCGCTGATCGAGTTCCTCACCAGCCCTTCCAGCCAGCTGATCCTGTCGGAGCTCGGCGGGTTCGCGCCGACCCGCCAGTCCGCGTACGGCATCGCGAAGCGCCCCTTCAGCCAGCAGCTCCGCGTAGCGGTCGAGCGGGCCCGACCGCGGCCGATCACCGGCTGCTACACCGAGTTCAGCCGCACGTTCCGCCGGGGCATCGGCCGAGCCCTGAACGCGGGCGGCGAGCTGGAACCGGACTTCGCCAAGCAAGCGGCGGACGCGTGGCGGTGCGTCGGCACCCGCTGA